The Sphaerospermopsis torques-reginae ITEP-024 genome has a window encoding:
- a CDS encoding DUF4365 domain-containing protein, with protein sequence MRDALGERGEAIFKLLITEFHSAAGPIFKPQFLGDKWQYVDFIVELVGAGSYIPYFFVQVKTTRQGYTKKDNRLKVQVKKESVIGIASYPAPTYIVGIDEVQEVGYLVSANGENLTSLSSLATNFPINKHNREILWDEVNNFWSQYNNNNLASQFSDQQWR encoded by the coding sequence ATGAGGGATGCACTGGGAGAGAGGGGAGAAGCAATATTTAAACTCTTAATAACAGAATTTCACTCTGCTGCTGGTCCTATTTTTAAGCCACAGTTTTTAGGAGATAAATGGCAGTATGTTGATTTTATTGTTGAGTTAGTAGGTGCGGGTTCTTATATTCCTTATTTTTTTGTCCAAGTCAAAACTACCAGACAAGGTTATACTAAAAAAGACAACCGTTTAAAGGTACAAGTAAAAAAGGAATCTGTAATTGGTATAGCATCTTATCCAGCACCAACTTATATAGTGGGAATTGATGAAGTTCAAGAAGTCGGTTATTTAGTTTCTGCTAATGGTGAAAATTTAACATCTCTCTCAAGTCTAGCTACTAACTTTCCTATTAATAAGCACAATAGAGAAATCCTTTGGGATGAAGTAAATAACTTTTGGAGTCAATATAACAATAATAATTTAGCTTCACAATTTTCTGATCAACAATGGAGATAA
- the acs gene encoding acetate--CoA ligase, whose product MSQPTIESILQEKRLFHPASDFSQKAQIKSLEDYQRLYDAAKADPEKFWADLAENELHWFEKWDKVLDWQPPFAKWFVNGKINISYNCLDRHLTTWRKNKAALIWEGEPGDSRTLTYAQLHREVCQFANVLKQLGVNKGDRVGIYMPMIPEAAIAMLACARIGAPHSVVFGGFSAEALRDRLNDAQAKVVVTADGGWRKDAIVPLKEQVDKALADNAAPSVTDVLVVKRTGQKTHIEPGRDHWWHDLQQGVSADCPAEPMDSEDMLFVLYTSGSTGKPKGVVHTTGGYNLYSHITTKWIFDLQETDVYWCTADVGWITGHSYIVYGPLSNGATTVMYEGAPRASNLGCFWDVIEKYGVTIFYTAPTAIRAFIKMGEHHPKSRNLSSLRLLGTVGEPINPEAWIWYHKVIGGERCPIVDTWWQTETGGIMITPLPGAIATKPGSATRPFPGIIADIVDLEGNTVPDNEGGYLAVRHPWPGMMRTVYGDPERFRRTYWEHIPPKDGKYTYFAGDGARKDEDGYFWVMGRVDDVLNVSGHRLGTMEVESALVSHPAVAEAAVVGKPDELKGEEVVAFVTLEGTYQPSEELSKELKKHVVQEIGAIARPGEIRFTDALPKTRSGKIMRRLLRNLAAGQEVSGDTSTLEDRSVLDKLREGA is encoded by the coding sequence ATGTCGCAACCGACTATAGAATCCATCCTACAGGAAAAGCGTCTGTTTCATCCAGCTAGTGATTTTTCCCAAAAAGCTCAAATTAAAAGTCTGGAAGATTATCAGCGTCTTTATGATGCAGCCAAGGCTGATCCTGAGAAGTTTTGGGCAGATTTAGCGGAAAATGAGTTACATTGGTTTGAAAAATGGGATAAAGTGCTAGATTGGCAACCTCCCTTTGCGAAGTGGTTTGTCAATGGCAAGATTAATATTTCTTATAACTGTCTTGATAGACATTTAACGACTTGGCGTAAAAACAAAGCGGCTTTAATTTGGGAAGGTGAACCAGGAGATTCACGCACGCTAACTTATGCTCAGTTACATCGTGAAGTTTGTCAGTTTGCTAATGTTCTCAAACAGTTGGGTGTGAACAAGGGCGATCGCGTGGGGATCTATATGCCTATGATTCCCGAAGCTGCTATTGCTATGTTAGCCTGTGCGAGAATAGGCGCACCCCATAGCGTTGTGTTTGGGGGTTTTAGTGCGGAAGCTTTGCGCGATCGCCTTAACGATGCTCAAGCTAAAGTAGTAGTTACTGCTGATGGTGGTTGGCGTAAGGATGCTATTGTACCGCTGAAAGAACAGGTAGATAAAGCTTTAGCAGATAACGCCGCACCCAGTGTTACAGATGTCTTAGTGGTTAAACGCACCGGTCAAAAAACCCATATTGAACCAGGAAGAGATCACTGGTGGCATGATTTACAACAAGGTGTATCTGCTGACTGTCCGGCTGAACCAATGGACAGCGAGGATATGCTATTTGTTCTTTATACCTCTGGTAGTACGGGTAAACCCAAAGGCGTAGTACACACTACAGGCGGTTATAACCTATACAGCCATATTACCACAAAATGGATTTTTGATTTACAGGAAACAGATGTATATTGGTGTACTGCTGATGTAGGTTGGATTACGGGACATAGCTATATTGTTTATGGTCCCCTTTCCAACGGTGCAACTACTGTAATGTATGAAGGTGCGCCCCGTGCTTCTAATCTTGGTTGTTTCTGGGATGTGATTGAAAAATACGGGGTGACGATTTTTTATACTGCTCCTACCGCTATCCGCGCCTTTATTAAAATGGGTGAACATCATCCTAAATCCCGGAATCTTTCATCCTTGCGGTTGTTGGGTACTGTCGGTGAACCTATCAACCCCGAAGCTTGGATCTGGTATCATAAAGTTATCGGTGGTGAACGTTGCCCGATTGTGGATACTTGGTGGCAAACGGAAACAGGTGGCATTATGATTACACCTTTACCCGGTGCAATTGCTACTAAACCCGGTTCTGCTACTCGTCCTTTTCCTGGTATTATTGCGGATATTGTGGATTTAGAAGGTAACACAGTTCCCGATAATGAAGGTGGTTATTTAGCGGTACGTCATCCTTGGCCGGGAATGATGCGGACTGTATACGGTGATCCTGAGCGTTTCCGCCGCACATATTGGGAACATATTCCGCCCAAAGATGGTAAATATACGTACTTTGCGGGTGATGGTGCAAGAAAGGATGAAGACGGCTATTTCTGGGTCATGGGTCGTGTGGATGACGTGCTGAATGTCTCTGGACACCGCTTGGGGACTATGGAAGTAGAATCTGCGTTAGTGTCTCATCCGGCGGTTGCTGAGGCTGCGGTGGTCGGTAAACCTGATGAGTTGAAGGGTGAAGAGGTTGTAGCCTTTGTGACTTTAGAGGGAACTTATCAACCCAGTGAGGAGTTGAGTAAGGAACTGAAAAAGCACGTTGTTCAGGAAATTGGTGCGATCGCTCGTCCTGGTGAGATTAGGTTTACTGATGCTTTGCCTAAGACAAGATCAGGAAAGATTATGCGGCGGTTGTTACGGAATTTAGCCGCTGGTCAGGAGGTGTCAGGGGATACTTCGACTCTTGAGGATCGCAGTGTGTTGGATAAGTTGCGGGAAGGTGCATAG
- a CDS encoding Uma2 family endonuclease — translation MTVPLVEQETEKLITVPGVSWQQFKTIEVQLAENHAVKLAYLAGVLEIMSPIGDKHEYVKKTLSYLLEAYMRYKGIRFYGRGGFTLEAAGYASGTPDESYCIGTNKEVPDIVIEIIVSSGSINRTELYKPKRVPEVWFWRNNKIQIFSLNAVLEYEEVNRSRFFTDLDQELLLQFLAIPDQYDAVSQFIEFIKEKY, via the coding sequence ATGACAGTTCCACTTGTAGAACAGGAAACAGAAAAACTGATAACTGTACCTGGTGTTTCTTGGCAACAGTTTAAAACTATTGAAGTGCAGTTAGCAGAAAATCATGCTGTAAAATTGGCATATTTAGCAGGGGTTCTAGAAATAATGTCTCCTATTGGTGATAAACATGAATATGTGAAAAAAACCCTTTCTTATTTATTAGAAGCATACATGAGATACAAGGGGATTCGGTTTTATGGTAGGGGTGGTTTTACTTTAGAAGCAGCGGGTTATGCTTCGGGAACACCGGATGAATCTTATTGTATTGGTACTAATAAAGAAGTACCTGATATTGTGATTGAAATTATCGTTAGTAGTGGTTCAATTAATAGAACTGAATTATATAAACCTAAGCGAGTTCCTGAAGTTTGGTTTTGGAGAAATAATAAAATCCAAATTTTTAGTTTAAATGCTGTTTTGGAATATGAGGAAGTTAACCGTAGTCGGTTTTTTACAGATTTGGATCAGGAGTTATTATTGCAGTTTTTAGCTATTCCTGATCAATATGATGCGGTATCGCAATTTATTGAGTTTATTAAGGAGAAATATTAA
- a CDS encoding type ISP restriction/modification enzyme, whose protein sequence is MSRLLVTQYQAEVQKIIQFGGSRKETFIRFAFQNLLNEYCKRRDFLLIPELDFKLPNGKLVYPDGTVKDALRLDWGYWESKDEYDNLDQEIEKKLNKGYPDSNILFEDSQTAVLIQSGTETMRVSMQDADALDGIINNFINFVRPEVQDFREAIEIFKQDIPIILDSLRKLIDCQEGNNQSFKSARNKFWELCKKSINPEITLLDIREMMIQHILTEDIFINIFSESQFHQENNVARELQGVISTFFTGSLKRNTLGSIERYYAVIKRTAANIVNHQEKQKFLKALYENFYKAYNPKAADRLGIVYTPNEIVRFMIESVDFLVHKHFGKLLADKDVEILDPATGTGTFITELIDYLPPHCLQHKYKQEIHCNEVAILPYYIANLNIEYTYKQKMGVYEEFENICFVDTLDNTLFAGKQMDLFAMTLENTERIKRQNDRTISVIIGNPPYNAKQENFNDNNANRSYQNIDKLIKESYVKYSKAQNNIVLYDMYTRFIRWASDRLGKNGIIAFVSNSSFIDSLTYDGFRKVVAKEFSEIYIIDTKGNARTSGERRRKEGGNVFSNEIRVGVAVYFLVRNEKADGFKVYYNAIDDYIDAEEKKKYFSSQKFRDLGFTHIKPDANGNWINQADNDFDDLLPLVDKDVKAGKAEAAVFKLFSRGIETNRDEWVYDFNRASLKNKILFLSVKYNYSVDNQEKDLCIKWNSSLEQFMISKVKSKLTDFKLNTIPIIWLLFGEINCIAGIIFLYNSRHENLIIFSAYRPFCKLYLYTEKIFSHRLTQNHYDMFSNNLNSFNIVITFQSFGSNRPFNTLASDLLPEVHFTGANQCLPLYRYDKEGNRIDNITDWGLKQIQTHYQDETITKIDIFHYTYAVLHNPEYRKKYELNLKREFPRLPYYENFQKWVNWGKQLMELHINYETVTPYNLTRVDIPLKDTQKTIKVKLKADKNQGVIILDDITTLTGVPEIAWEYMLGNRTALEWILDQYKEKKPKDPTIAEKFNTYRFADYKEQVIKLLMRVCTVSVETMNIIKEMSV, encoded by the coding sequence ATGTCTAGATTATTAGTCACCCAATATCAAGCGGAAGTCCAAAAAATCATCCAGTTTGGTGGTTCAAGAAAGGAAACTTTTATCCGTTTCGCTTTTCAAAATCTGTTAAATGAATATTGCAAACGTCGTGATTTTTTACTTATTCCCGAATTAGATTTTAAATTACCAAATGGTAAATTGGTTTATCCCGATGGTACGGTGAAAGATGCTTTGCGGTTAGATTGGGGTTACTGGGAAAGTAAGGACGAATATGATAATTTAGATCAGGAAATTGAGAAGAAGTTAAATAAGGGTTATCCTGATAGTAATATTTTATTTGAAGATTCCCAAACTGCGGTTTTAATTCAAAGTGGTACAGAAACTATGCGCGTATCTATGCAAGATGCAGACGCGCTAGATGGTATTATTAATAACTTTATAAATTTTGTTCGTCCTGAAGTACAGGACTTTCGAGAAGCGATAGAAATATTTAAACAAGATATTCCCATTATATTAGATTCTCTCAGAAAGTTGATTGATTGTCAAGAGGGAAATAATCAATCTTTTAAAAGTGCAAGAAATAAGTTTTGGGAACTTTGTAAAAAGTCTATTAACCCGGAAATTACATTATTAGATATTCGGGAAATGATGATTCAACATATTTTAACTGAGGATATTTTTATTAATATTTTTAGTGAGTCGCAGTTTCATCAAGAAAATAATGTTGCGAGGGAGTTACAAGGGGTAATTTCGACGTTTTTTACGGGAAGTTTAAAGCGGAATACTTTGGGAAGTATTGAAAGATATTATGCGGTAATTAAAAGAACTGCTGCTAATATTGTTAATCATCAAGAAAAACAGAAGTTTCTCAAAGCATTATACGAGAATTTTTATAAAGCATATAATCCTAAAGCTGCGGATAGGTTGGGTATTGTGTATACCCCTAATGAAATTGTTAGGTTTATGATTGAAAGTGTGGATTTTTTAGTACATAAGCATTTTGGTAAGTTGTTAGCGGATAAAGATGTAGAAATTTTAGATCCTGCGACGGGTACGGGTACGTTTATTACTGAGTTGATTGATTATTTACCTCCCCATTGTTTACAGCATAAATATAAACAGGAGATTCATTGTAATGAGGTGGCAATTTTACCTTATTATATAGCGAATTTGAATATTGAATATACTTATAAACAGAAGATGGGGGTGTATGAGGAGTTTGAAAATATTTGTTTTGTCGATACTTTAGATAATACATTGTTTGCAGGTAAGCAAATGGATTTGTTTGCGATGACTTTGGAGAATACGGAGAGGATTAAAAGACAGAATGATCGGACTATTTCGGTTATTATTGGGAATCCTCCTTATAATGCAAAGCAGGAAAATTTTAATGATAATAATGCAAATCGGAGTTATCAGAATATTGATAAGTTGATTAAGGAAAGTTATGTAAAATATAGTAAGGCGCAAAATAATATTGTACTTTATGATATGTACACTAGATTTATTAGATGGGCTTCTGATAGACTAGGTAAAAATGGGATTATTGCATTTGTTTCCAATAGTTCATTTATAGATTCTTTGACTTATGATGGTTTCAGAAAAGTTGTAGCTAAAGAATTTAGTGAAATTTATATTATTGACACTAAAGGTAATGCGAGAACTAGCGGAGAACGAAGAAGAAAAGAAGGAGGTAATGTTTTTAGTAATGAAATTAGAGTAGGTGTAGCTGTTTATTTTTTAGTCAGGAATGAAAAAGCAGATGGTTTCAAGGTTTATTATAATGCAATTGATGATTATATAGATGCAGAGGAGAAGAAAAAATATTTTAGTTCTCAGAAATTTAGGGATTTAGGTTTTACTCATATTAAACCAGATGCTAATGGTAATTGGATAAATCAAGCGGATAATGATTTTGATGATCTTTTACCTTTGGTTGATAAAGATGTAAAAGCAGGTAAAGCAGAAGCAGCAGTATTTAAGTTATTTTCTAGAGGTATAGAAACAAATCGAGATGAATGGGTTTATGATTTTAACAGAGCTAGTTTAAAAAATAAAATACTTTTTTTGAGTGTCAAATATAATTATTCTGTAGATAATCAAGAAAAAGACTTATGTATTAAATGGAATTCTTCTTTAGAACAATTTATGATTTCTAAAGTTAAAAGTAAACTTACTGACTTTAAACTTAATACTATACCTATAATTTGGCTACTTTTTGGTGAAATAAACTGTATAGCTGGGATTATATTTCTTTATAATTCCCGTCATGAAAATTTAATTATATTCTCTGCATATAGACCATTTTGTAAACTTTATTTATATACAGAAAAAATCTTTAGTCATAGATTAACTCAAAATCACTATGATATGTTTTCAAATAATTTGAATAGTTTTAATATTGTGATTACCTTTCAGAGTTTTGGTAGTAACCGTCCTTTCAATACTTTAGCTAGTGATTTACTTCCAGAAGTTCATTTTACGGGTGCTAATCAATGTCTCCCACTCTACCGTTACGACAAAGAAGGAAACCGCATTGATAATATAACAGACTGGGGATTAAAACAAATTCAAACCCATTATCAAGATGAAACAATCACCAAAATAGACATCTTCCATTATACTTATGCAGTATTACATAACCCAGAATACCGCAAAAAATACGAACTAAATTTAAAACGAGAATTTCCCCGTTTACCCTATTATGAAAACTTCCAAAAATGGGTGAACTGGGGAAAACAACTTATGGAATTACATATAAATTATGAAACAGTCACACCTTATAATTTAACCCGTGTTGACATTCCCTTAAAAGACACCCAAAAAACCATTAAAGTCAAATTGAAAGCAGATAAAAATCAAGGTGTCATTATCTTAGATGATATTACCACATTAACAGGAGTTCCTGAAATAGCTTGGGAATATATGTTAGGAAATCGTACTGCATTAGAATGGATATTAGATCAATATAAAGAAAAGAAACCCAAAGATCCCACCATTGCGGAAAAGTTTAATACTTATCGGTTTGCAGATTATAAAGAACAGGTAATAAAACTGTTGATGAGAGTGTGTACAGTGAGTGTAGAGACGATGAATATTATTAAGGAAATGAGTGTATGA
- a CDS encoding type II toxin-antitoxin system RelE family toxin produces MTYQVIIPKPVQKQLENLPPNINERILERILALVEDPLPSGVKKLKGFENEYRIRVGDYRVRYEIDDVNLTVIVLHCSHRKDVYRK; encoded by the coding sequence ATGACTTACCAAGTTATTATTCCTAAACCAGTTCAGAAACAACTGGAAAATTTACCACCAAACATTAACGAGAGAATCTTAGAAAGAATTTTAGCTTTAGTTGAAGATCCTCTTCCATCGGGAGTGAAAAAACTCAAAGGTTTTGAAAATGAATATAGAATTAGAGTAGGAGATTATAGGGTACGCTATGAAATTGATGATGTAAACTTAACAGTCATAGTTCTGCACTGTTCACACAGGAAAGATGTGTACAGAAAATAA